A DNA window from Hymenobacter aquaticus contains the following coding sequences:
- the amaB gene encoding L-piperidine-6-carboxylate dehydrogenase, producing the protein MKQALEEATATGTDVHEHDPHGIQQVLRELGVEAENAAYSTGLQWGGAGQNLKTITSPTDGRTIAAVAMATEADYDAVVRTAQEAFKSWRLVPAPKRGEIVRQIGNKLREYKEPLGKLVSYEMGKILQEGLGEVQEMIDICDFAVGLSRQLHGLTMHSERPAHRMYEQYHPLGLVGIISAFNFPVAVWSWNAMLAAVCGDVSIWKPSEKTPLVAVAVQHIIKDVLRENELPEGIFNVIIGGAEIGAAMAADPRVPLVSATGSTRMGKKVGEVVGARLGRALLELGGNNAIILTQHADLDMAMRAVVFGAVGTAGQRCTTTRRLIIHDSIYEDVKSRLLAIYPKLPIGNPLQDGNLVGPLIDKQAVEGFTKALAAVQAEGGTLLTGGEVLQGAAYPTGTYVTPALVEAKNEYHTVQEETFAPILYLIKYAGGVDEAIALQNGVKQGLSSSIFTLNMREAEAFLAQTGSDCGIANVNIGTSGAEIGGAFGGEKETGGGRESGSDAWKIYMRRQTNTINYSDQLPLAQGIKFDV; encoded by the coding sequence ATGAAACAGGCCCTCGAAGAAGCCACCGCCACCGGCACCGACGTGCACGAGCACGACCCGCACGGTATCCAGCAAGTACTGCGCGAGCTGGGCGTAGAAGCCGAAAACGCCGCCTACAGCACCGGCCTGCAGTGGGGCGGGGCCGGCCAGAACCTGAAAACCATCACCTCGCCCACCGACGGCCGCACGATTGCCGCCGTGGCTATGGCCACCGAGGCCGACTACGACGCGGTAGTGCGCACGGCCCAGGAGGCGTTTAAGAGCTGGCGCCTGGTGCCGGCCCCCAAGCGGGGCGAGATTGTGCGCCAGATCGGCAACAAGCTGCGCGAGTACAAGGAGCCCCTGGGCAAGCTGGTGAGCTACGAGATGGGCAAGATCCTGCAGGAAGGCCTGGGCGAAGTGCAGGAAATGATTGACATCTGCGACTTTGCCGTGGGCCTCTCGCGCCAGCTCCACGGCCTGACGATGCACTCGGAGCGGCCCGCCCACCGCATGTACGAGCAGTACCACCCGCTGGGCCTCGTCGGCATCATCTCGGCCTTCAACTTCCCAGTGGCCGTGTGGAGCTGGAACGCCATGCTGGCGGCCGTCTGCGGCGACGTGAGCATCTGGAAGCCCTCGGAGAAAACCCCGCTGGTAGCGGTGGCCGTGCAGCACATCATCAAGGACGTGCTGCGCGAGAACGAGCTGCCCGAAGGTATCTTCAACGTCATCATCGGCGGGGCCGAAATCGGGGCCGCTATGGCCGCCGACCCCCGCGTGCCGCTGGTATCGGCTACGGGCAGCACCCGCATGGGCAAGAAGGTCGGCGAAGTAGTGGGCGCCCGCCTGGGCCGCGCCCTGCTCGAGCTGGGCGGCAACAACGCCATTATCCTGACCCAGCACGCCGACCTCGACATGGCCATGCGGGCCGTGGTGTTCGGGGCGGTGGGCACGGCCGGGCAGCGGTGCACGACCACGCGCCGCCTCATCATCCACGACTCGATTTATGAGGACGTGAAGAGCCGCCTGTTGGCTATTTACCCCAAGCTACCCATCGGCAACCCCTTGCAGGACGGCAACCTCGTGGGTCCGCTCATCGACAAGCAGGCCGTGGAAGGATTTACCAAGGCCCTGGCGGCGGTGCAGGCCGAAGGCGGCACCCTGCTGACCGGCGGCGAGGTGCTGCAAGGCGCGGCCTACCCCACGGGCACCTACGTGACGCCGGCTTTGGTCGAGGCCAAAAACGAGTACCACACCGTGCAGGAAGAAACCTTCGCGCCCATTCTCTACCTGATTAAATATGCGGGCGGGGTAGACGAGGCCATTGCGTTGCAGAACGGCGTGAAGCAGGGCCTGTCGTCCAGCATCTTCACCCTGAATATGCGCGAGGCCGAAGCCTTCCTGGCCCAGACGGGCTCCGACTGCGGCATTGCCAACGTGAACATCGGCACCTCGGGCGCCGAAATCGGCGGGGCTTTCGGGGGCGAGAAGGAAACCGGCGGCGGCCGCGAGTCCGGCTCCGACGCCTGGAAGATCTACATGCGCCGCCAGACCAACACCATCAACTACTCCGACCAGCTGCCGCTGGCCCAGGGCATCAAGTTCGACGTGTAG
- a CDS encoding RCC1 domain-containing protein — protein MPFRYPLPALLTGLLLAGFAAAQAQTPATSPYVAVDGANSTFTSLALRADGSLWSWGDNRYGQLGYATPNAARNAVPAQVPPPASAAAGTKWASFAVGSNYALALRTDGSLWVWGLDFGNYGTGTTSSVGGPAPVRVPEPATAAAGTTWTQVAVGNSHNVALRSDGTLWAWGLNSSGEVGDGTTTRRPTPIRIPTPATAAPGTTWTQLSCGASYTLALRSDGTLWGWGSNRFNELSMPLNQGTDLPVPPTQVPAPAGAAPGTTWVRVVAGSSHSVALRSDNTLWEWGPTPSTTTSRLVRPVPTPSGVAPGTQWTELGAGYGFSAALRSDGTLWGWGTSSIGQLGLGPAISAIVPTQEVTYSQWAHLSGASGYTLAIDQQGRVYGSGSNSFGELGDGTTTDHLTFKPSLAPVLAATAPRTLPAPQPWPNPAHDYLRVPNLAPAATVRLHDTQGRLVRDTRPTAGQVDVRGLSPGLYLLTVQEPGQASRAARVVLE, from the coding sequence ATGCCCTTCCGCTACCCCCTGCCTGCTCTGCTCACCGGCCTGCTGCTTGCCGGCTTTGCCGCTGCCCAGGCCCAAACGCCGGCTACCTCACCCTACGTAGCCGTTGATGGCGCCAATTCCACCTTTACCAGCCTGGCCCTGCGGGCCGACGGCTCGTTGTGGAGCTGGGGCGACAACCGCTACGGGCAGCTGGGTTACGCCACGCCCAACGCCGCACGCAACGCCGTGCCTGCTCAGGTACCACCCCCGGCCTCGGCAGCGGCGGGTACGAAGTGGGCCAGCTTCGCGGTGGGCTCCAACTACGCCCTGGCCCTGCGCACCGATGGTTCCCTGTGGGTCTGGGGCCTGGATTTCGGTAACTACGGCACCGGCACTACCTCGTCTGTCGGGGGGCCGGCGCCGGTGCGGGTACCCGAGCCCGCTACCGCCGCCGCGGGCACCACCTGGACGCAGGTGGCCGTGGGCAATAGCCACAACGTGGCGCTCCGCTCCGATGGCACGCTCTGGGCCTGGGGCCTGAACAGCAGCGGGGAGGTGGGCGACGGCACCACCACCCGACGCCCCACCCCCATCCGGATTCCCACGCCCGCCACGGCCGCACCCGGCACCACCTGGACGCAACTCAGCTGCGGGGCCAGCTACACCCTGGCCTTACGCTCCGACGGGACGCTCTGGGGCTGGGGCTCCAACCGTTTCAACGAGCTGAGCATGCCCCTCAACCAGGGCACCGACCTGCCCGTGCCGCCCACCCAGGTACCTGCCCCCGCCGGGGCCGCCCCCGGCACCACGTGGGTGCGGGTGGTAGCCGGCAGCAGCCACAGCGTGGCCCTGCGCTCCGATAATACGCTCTGGGAATGGGGCCCGACGCCCAGCACGACCACCTCCCGGCTCGTGCGGCCGGTGCCCACGCCCTCGGGGGTGGCTCCCGGTACGCAATGGACGGAGTTGGGCGCTGGCTACGGCTTCTCGGCAGCGCTGCGCTCCGACGGCACGCTCTGGGGCTGGGGCACCAGCAGCATTGGCCAGCTCGGACTAGGCCCCGCCATTTCTGCCATCGTGCCCACCCAGGAAGTGACGTACTCGCAGTGGGCCCACCTGAGCGGAGCCTCTGGCTATACGCTGGCCATCGACCAGCAAGGCCGCGTGTACGGCAGCGGTTCCAATTCTTTCGGGGAGCTCGGCGACGGCACTACTACCGACCATCTTACCTTCAAGCCCAGCCTGGCCCCGGTGCTGGCCGCCACGGCGCCCCGCACCCTGCCCGCGCCCCAGCCCTGGCCCAACCCCGCCCACGACTACCTGCGCGTGCCCAACCTGGCCCCCGCCGCCACCGTGCGCCTCCACGACACCCAGGGCCGCCTCGTGCGCGACACCCGCCCCACCGCCGGCCAGGTAGACGTGCGCGGCCTCTCCCCCGGCCTCTACCTGCTCACGGTGCAGGAGCCCGGCCAGGCTTCCCGCGCCGCCCGCGTGGTGCTGGAGTAG